Proteins encoded in a region of the Streptomyces sp. PCS3-D2 genome:
- a CDS encoding MerR family transcriptional regulator yields MGRVAELADVSVRTLHHYDAIGLVRPSARTAGGYRAYSAGDVERLREVLAYRRLGFGLREVAELVGDTSTDAVAHLRRLRGLLLERRDRADAMVAALDKELEARARGLKVTPEEQLGMLGARLYDAIGGAYTATRRTEPRIAAQISDALGDARTVLNVGAGTGSYEPADREVTAVEPSEVMRRQRPADSAPCVAAAAESLPFEDNSFDVAMAVSTVHHWGDPIAGLREMRRVAHRVVVLTFDTDEPGWQDRFWLTRDYLPEFAAVLAEFPSLAGMADAIGARAEPVPIPWDCADGLFEAYWRRPGAYLEEHVRRAMSVWTRVGPDAEQRAVRSLRDDLDSGRWAERNSDLAHLDTADLGLRLLIA; encoded by the coding sequence GTGGGGCGCGTGGCCGAGCTGGCCGACGTGAGCGTCCGCACGCTGCATCACTATGACGCGATCGGGCTCGTCCGTCCGTCGGCGCGGACCGCCGGTGGGTACCGGGCGTACTCGGCGGGTGACGTCGAGCGGTTGAGGGAAGTGCTGGCCTACCGGCGGCTGGGCTTCGGGTTGCGGGAGGTTGCGGAACTGGTCGGCGACACGTCCACCGACGCGGTAGCGCACCTGCGCCGACTGCGTGGCCTGCTGCTGGAGCGGCGTGATCGTGCTGACGCCATGGTGGCGGCCCTCGACAAGGAACTTGAGGCACGGGCGAGGGGGCTGAAGGTGACACCGGAGGAGCAACTGGGGATGCTCGGTGCACGGCTGTACGACGCAATCGGCGGCGCATACACGGCGACGCGGCGTACCGAGCCGCGGATCGCAGCGCAGATCTCGGACGCGCTCGGGGACGCGCGGACGGTACTGAATGTCGGGGCCGGCACCGGCTCCTACGAGCCGGCTGATCGCGAGGTGACCGCGGTGGAGCCGTCGGAGGTCATGCGGCGTCAGCGGCCGGCCGACTCGGCCCCGTGCGTGGCAGCCGCCGCCGAGAGCCTGCCGTTCGAGGACAACTCCTTCGACGTGGCGATGGCCGTCTCCACGGTTCACCATTGGGGGGACCCGATAGCGGGGCTGCGCGAGATGCGGCGCGTGGCCCACCGCGTGGTGGTGCTGACCTTCGACACCGACGAGCCCGGATGGCAGGACCGGTTCTGGCTTACCCGCGACTACCTGCCCGAGTTCGCCGCCGTCCTCGCGGAATTTCCCTCACTTGCGGGGATGGCGGACGCGATCGGCGCCCGCGCTGAGCCGGTGCCTATCCCGTGGGACTGCGCTGACGGCCTGTTCGAGGCGTACTGGCGCAGACCGGGGGCGTATCTGGAGGAGCACGTCCGCCGTGCGATGTCGGTGTGGACGAGGGTCGGGCCGGACGCCGAGCAGCGGGCGGTGCGAAGCCTCCGCGACGACCTCGACTCCGGCCGATGGGCCGAGCGCAACAGCGACCTCGCCCACCTCGACACGGCAGACCTCGGCCTCCGCCTGCTCATAGCCTGA
- a CDS encoding carbohydrate kinase, with the protein MIVVGGEALIDLVPAAGPPGALLPRPGGGPYNTARALGRLGAEAAFCSRVSTDGFGESLLAGLRAAGVDVSLVQRGPEPTTLAVPSLAPDGSAAYGFYVEGTADRLFTLPPALPEGARALALGTCSLVLEPGASAYEALLRRESRRGLLTLLDPNVRPALIADPAGYRARFAERLLPHTGVLKLSQEDADWLGGRVGDWLAAGPSAVVLTRGAAGLTVWTREGAEHSAAARPVAVADTIGAGDTVNAALLHRLAADPGAPVDWPDVLAYAAHAAALTCTRPGAEPPYAAELG; encoded by the coding sequence GTGATCGTCGTCGGCGGAGAAGCCCTCATCGACCTGGTGCCCGCGGCCGGGCCGCCGGGCGCGCTGCTGCCCCGACCGGGCGGCGGGCCGTACAACACGGCGCGCGCCCTCGGCCGGCTCGGTGCCGAGGCCGCCTTCTGCTCCCGGGTCTCCACGGACGGGTTCGGCGAGAGCCTGCTGGCCGGACTGCGGGCGGCCGGGGTGGACGTGTCGCTGGTCCAGCGCGGGCCGGAGCCGACCACCCTCGCCGTGCCCTCCCTGGCCCCGGACGGCTCGGCCGCGTACGGGTTCTACGTCGAGGGCACCGCGGACCGGCTGTTCACCCTGCCGCCGGCCCTCCCGGAGGGCGCCCGGGCCCTCGCGCTGGGCACCTGCTCGCTGGTCCTGGAGCCGGGCGCGAGCGCGTACGAGGCCCTGCTGCGCCGGGAGTCGCGCCGGGGGCTGCTGACCCTGCTGGACCCCAACGTCCGGCCGGCGCTGATCGCGGACCCGGCGGGCTACCGGGCCCGCTTCGCCGAACGGCTGCTGCCGCACACCGGAGTCCTGAAGCTGTCGCAGGAGGACGCGGACTGGCTGGGTGGACGGGTCGGGGACTGGCTGGCGGCCGGGCCCTCGGCGGTGGTGCTGACCCGCGGCGCGGCAGGTCTGACGGTCTGGACGCGGGAGGGCGCGGAGCACTCGGCGGCGGCCCGCCCGGTCGCGGTGGCCGACACGATCGGGGCGGGCGACACGGTCAACGCCGCCCTGCTGCACCGCCTGGCGGCGGATCCGGGCGCCCCGGTGGACTGGCCGGACGTCCTGGCCTATGCCGCTCACGCGGCGGCCCTGACCTGCACCCGGCCGGGAGCGGAGCCCCCGTACGCGGCGGAACTCGGCTGA
- a CDS encoding IS110 family transposase, translated as MFEIEDVGVFLGLDVGKSSHHGHGLTPGGKKVFDKQLPNSEPKLRAVFDKLTAKFGTVLVIVDQPASIGALPLTVARDAGCQVAYLPGLAMRRIADLYPGEAKTDAKDAAVIADAARTMPHTLRSLELTDQITAELTVLVGFDQDLAAEATRTSNRIRGLLTQFHPSLERVLGPRLDHQAVTWLLERYGSPAALRKAGRRRLVELIRPKAPRMATRLIDDVFNALDEQTVVVPGTGTLDIVIPSLAASLAAVHTQRRAMEAQINALLEAHPLSPVLTSMPGVGVRTAAVLLVTVGDGTSFPTAAHLASYAGLAPTTKQSGTSIHGEHAPRGGNRQLKRAMFLSAFACMNADPASRAYYDKQRARGKTHTQALLRLARQRISVLFAMLRDGTFYESRTPTDVELAA; from the coding sequence ATGTTCGAGATCGAAGACGTGGGCGTGTTCCTGGGCCTGGACGTCGGCAAGAGCAGCCATCACGGTCATGGGCTCACCCCGGGCGGGAAGAAGGTCTTCGACAAGCAGCTGCCCAACAGCGAGCCCAAGCTGCGGGCCGTCTTCGACAAGCTGACCGCGAAGTTCGGCACCGTGCTGGTGATCGTGGACCAGCCCGCCTCCATCGGCGCCCTGCCACTGACCGTCGCCCGCGACGCGGGCTGCCAGGTCGCCTACCTGCCCGGACTGGCGATGCGCCGGATCGCCGACCTCTACCCGGGCGAGGCCAAGACCGACGCCAAGGACGCCGCCGTCATCGCGGACGCCGCCCGGACGATGCCGCACACCCTGCGCTCGCTGGAGCTGACCGACCAGATCACCGCCGAGCTGACCGTGCTCGTCGGCTTCGACCAGGACCTGGCCGCCGAGGCCACCCGCACCTCCAACCGGATACGGGGCCTGCTCACCCAGTTCCACCCCAGCCTGGAACGCGTCCTGGGCCCGCGCCTGGACCACCAGGCCGTGACCTGGCTGCTGGAGCGCTACGGATCCCCAGCCGCCCTGCGCAAGGCCGGACGCCGCAGACTCGTCGAGCTGATCCGCCCGAAGGCCCCGCGCATGGCCACCAGGCTGATCGACGACGTCTTCAACGCGCTCGACGAGCAGACCGTCGTCGTTCCCGGGACCGGCACCCTCGACATCGTCATCCCCTCCCTGGCCGCCTCGCTGGCCGCTGTCCACACCCAGCGCCGGGCGATGGAAGCCCAGATCAACGCCCTGCTGGAGGCTCACCCTCTTTCCCCGGTCCTGACGTCGATGCCCGGCGTCGGCGTCAGGACCGCCGCCGTCCTGCTGGTCACCGTCGGCGACGGCACCAGCTTCCCCACCGCCGCCCACCTCGCCTCCTACGCCGGCCTCGCCCCCACCACGAAGCAGTCCGGGACCTCGATCCATGGCGAACACGCACCCCGAGGCGGAAACCGGCAGCTCAAACGGGCGATGTTTCTCTCCGCCTTCGCCTGCATGAACGCCGACCCGGCCTCCCGCGCCTACTACGACAAGCAACGAGCACGCGGCAAAACCCACACCCAGGCCCTCCTCCGCCTCGCCCGCCAACGCATCAGCGTCCTGTTCGCCATGCTCCGCGACGGCACCTTCTACGAATCCCGGACACCGACGGACGTCGAGCTCGCCGCTTAG
- a CDS encoding Rieske (2Fe-2S) protein produces MSAPMPAARRTVLKGAAALAGAAGAGVALTACSTATNSAGTTPATPTAPVELGAAADVPVGGAKLYRERKLIVSCPAEGRYKAFSAQCTHAGCVLDTIDEGEGNCPCHGSRFDVATGKVLRGPADRPLPEVPVRAENGRLVAG; encoded by the coding sequence ATGTCCGCGCCGATGCCCGCCGCCCGCCGTACCGTCCTCAAGGGTGCCGCCGCGCTCGCGGGGGCCGCGGGCGCCGGGGTGGCGCTCACGGCCTGCTCGACGGCGACCAACAGCGCCGGCACCACCCCCGCGACCCCCACCGCCCCCGTGGAACTGGGTGCCGCGGCCGACGTCCCGGTGGGCGGCGCGAAGCTCTACCGGGAGCGGAAGCTGATCGTCAGCTGCCCGGCGGAGGGCCGGTACAAGGCGTTCAGCGCCCAGTGCACGCACGCCGGCTGCGTCCTCGACACGATCGACGAAGGCGAGGGGAACTGCCCCTGCCACGGCAGCCGGTTCGACGTGGCGACGGGCAAGGTCCTGCGCGGCCCGGCCGACCGGCCGCTGCCGGAGGTGCCGGTCCGCGCCGAGAACGGCAGGCTCGTCGCGGGCTGA
- a CDS encoding papain-like cysteine protease family protein: MRNRNRRLSPAALLTAALTALLLALPAGTATAADAEASPVPALAQKRLNITMQAQQKSNWCWAAGGNTIATWFGRNHSQNQFCNAAFNRRQGTECPNSQATLGNVQTGLRWAGISPGSYVNGWLQYSTVQTEINAGRPIETRIQWSNGGGHMHVVYGYDTSGSWVYWGDPWPSSNRYNWASHAWYVNNNTFSWTHSLYRIGA, encoded by the coding sequence ATGCGCAACCGAAACCGGCGGCTTTCCCCGGCCGCCCTCCTCACCGCCGCTCTCACCGCCCTGCTCCTCGCCCTGCCCGCCGGCACCGCCACCGCCGCCGATGCCGAGGCCTCGCCCGTTCCCGCGCTGGCCCAAAAGCGCCTGAACATCACCATGCAGGCCCAGCAGAAGTCCAACTGGTGCTGGGCCGCGGGCGGCAACACCATCGCCACCTGGTTCGGCCGCAACCACAGCCAGAACCAGTTCTGCAACGCCGCCTTCAACCGCCGGCAGGGCACCGAGTGCCCCAACAGCCAGGCCACTCTCGGCAACGTCCAGACCGGGCTGCGCTGGGCGGGCATCAGCCCCGGCTCGTACGTGAACGGCTGGCTGCAGTACTCCACCGTGCAGACCGAGATCAATGCGGGCCGCCCGATCGAGACCCGCATCCAGTGGTCCAACGGCGGCGGCCACATGCACGTCGTCTACGGCTACGACACGTCGGGCAGCTGGGTCTACTGGGGCGACCCCTGGCCCTCCAGCAACCGCTACAACTGGGCCTCCCACGCCTGGTACGTCAACAACAACACCTTCTCCTGGACCCACTCCCTCTACCGGATCGGGGCGTGA
- the uvrC gene encoding excinuclease ABC subunit UvrC has translation MADPSSYRPQPGQIPDSPGVYRFRDEHRRVIYVGKAKSLRQRLANYFQDVAGLHPRTATMVTTAASVEWTVVSTEVEALQLEYSWIKEYDPRFNVKYRDDKSYPSLAVTLNEEYPRVQVMRGPKKKGVRYFGPYAHAWAIRETVDLMLRVFPVRTCSAGVFKRSAQIGRPCLLGYIGKCSAPCVGRVTPEEHRELAEDFCDFMAGRTGAYLSRLEKEMRIAAEDMEYEKAARLRDDIGALRRAMEKNAVVLADATDADLIAVAEDELEAAVQIFHVRGGRVRGQRGWVTDKVEAVDTAGLVEHALQQLYGEEKGESVPKEVLVPALPEDTSALAQWLAGRRGSQVSLRIPQRGDKKALMETVHRNAQQSLALHKTKRASDLTTRSRALEEIAEALGLDGAPLRIECFDISHLQGDDVVASMVVFEDGLARKSEYRRFQVKSFEGQDDVRSMHEVVSRRFRRYLLEKSKTGEWDPQDGEDVPPEDDGRPKRFAYPPQLVVVDGGQPQVAAARRALDELGIDDVAVCGLAKRLEEVWLPGEDDPVVLPRTSEGLYLLQRVRDEAHRFAIQYQRSKRGKRLKSGPLDEVPGLGETRKQALVKHFGSVKKLRQATIDQICEVPGIGRKTAETVAAALAGAAPAGPAVNTATGEIIEDENPAPAGASSERGTEQ, from the coding sequence ATGGCCGACCCTTCCAGCTACCGCCCCCAGCCGGGGCAGATCCCCGACTCCCCGGGGGTCTACCGATTCCGCGACGAGCACCGCCGGGTGATCTACGTCGGGAAGGCCAAGAGCCTGCGCCAGCGCCTGGCCAACTACTTCCAGGACGTCGCCGGCCTGCACCCCCGTACCGCCACCATGGTGACCACGGCCGCCTCCGTGGAGTGGACCGTGGTCTCCACCGAGGTCGAGGCGCTCCAGCTGGAGTACTCCTGGATCAAGGAGTACGACCCCCGGTTCAACGTCAAGTACCGGGACGACAAGAGCTACCCCTCGCTCGCCGTCACCCTGAACGAGGAGTACCCCCGGGTCCAGGTCATGCGGGGACCCAAGAAGAAGGGCGTGCGCTACTTCGGCCCGTACGCCCACGCCTGGGCGATCCGCGAGACCGTCGACCTGATGCTGCGGGTCTTCCCGGTACGGACCTGCTCCGCCGGAGTGTTCAAGCGCTCCGCCCAGATCGGCCGGCCCTGCCTCCTCGGCTACATCGGCAAGTGCTCCGCGCCCTGCGTCGGCCGGGTCACTCCCGAGGAGCACCGCGAACTGGCCGAGGACTTCTGCGACTTCATGGCCGGCCGCACCGGCGCCTACCTCTCCCGGCTGGAGAAGGAGATGCGCATCGCGGCCGAGGACATGGAGTACGAGAAGGCCGCCCGGCTGCGCGACGACATCGGGGCGCTGCGCCGGGCCATGGAGAAGAACGCCGTGGTGCTCGCCGACGCCACCGACGCCGACCTGATCGCCGTCGCCGAGGACGAGCTCGAAGCCGCCGTGCAGATCTTCCACGTCCGCGGCGGCCGCGTCCGCGGCCAGCGCGGCTGGGTCACCGACAAGGTCGAGGCCGTCGACACCGCCGGACTGGTCGAGCACGCGCTCCAGCAGCTCTACGGCGAGGAGAAGGGCGAGTCCGTCCCGAAGGAGGTGCTGGTCCCCGCGCTCCCCGAGGACACATCCGCGCTGGCCCAGTGGCTCGCCGGGCGGCGGGGGTCCCAGGTCAGCCTGCGGATACCGCAGCGCGGCGACAAGAAGGCCCTCATGGAGACCGTCCACCGCAACGCGCAGCAGTCCCTCGCCCTGCACAAGACCAAGCGCGCCAGCGACCTCACCACCCGCTCCCGGGCGCTGGAGGAGATCGCCGAAGCTCTGGGGCTGGACGGCGCACCACTGCGCATCGAGTGCTTCGACATCTCCCACCTGCAGGGGGACGACGTCGTCGCGTCCATGGTCGTCTTCGAGGACGGCCTGGCCCGCAAGAGCGAGTACCGGCGCTTCCAGGTCAAGTCCTTCGAGGGCCAGGACGACGTCCGGTCCATGCACGAGGTGGTCTCGCGGCGCTTCCGCCGCTACCTCCTGGAGAAGTCGAAGACGGGGGAGTGGGACCCCCAGGACGGCGAGGACGTGCCGCCCGAGGACGACGGCAGGCCCAAGCGCTTCGCCTACCCGCCCCAGCTGGTCGTGGTCGACGGCGGGCAGCCGCAGGTCGCCGCGGCCCGGCGCGCCCTGGACGAGCTCGGCATCGACGACGTCGCCGTGTGCGGCCTCGCCAAGCGGCTGGAGGAGGTCTGGCTGCCCGGCGAGGACGACCCCGTCGTCCTGCCGCGCACCAGCGAGGGCCTCTACCTGCTCCAGCGGGTACGTGACGAAGCCCACCGCTTCGCCATCCAGTACCAGCGCAGCAAGCGCGGCAAGCGCCTGAAGTCGGGTCCCCTGGATGAGGTGCCGGGGCTGGGTGAGACCCGCAAGCAGGCTCTGGTGAAGCACTTCGGTTCGGTGAAGAAGCTGAGACAGGCGACAATCGACCAGATCTGCGAGGTTCCGGGCATAGGACGGAAGACGGCCGAGACGGTGGCCGCGGCCCTCGCCGGGGCGGCCCCCGCCGGTCCTGCGGTCAACACGGCCACAGGAGAGATCATTGAGGATGAGAACCCCGCGCCAGCGGGAGCATCGTCCGAACGGGGGACCGAGCAATGA
- the rapZ gene encoding RNase adapter RapZ produces MTEHETAHDRDGAQVSTGTTMEPGETAEAAIPELVIISGMSGAGRSTAAKCLEDLGWFVVDNLPPALIPTMVELGARSQGNVARIAVVVDVRGRQFFDALRESLADLDSKGVTRRIVFLESSDDALVRRFESVRRPHPLQGDGRITDGIAAERDLLRELRGDADLVIDTSSLNVHELRAKMDAQFAGDEEPELRATVMSFGYKYGLPVDADLVVDCRFIPNPHWVPELRPFTGLNEEVSGYVFGQPGAKEFLDRYTELLQLIATGYRREGKRYVTIAVGCTGGKHRSVAMSEKLAARLASEGVETVVVHRDMGRE; encoded by the coding sequence ATGACCGAGCACGAGACCGCGCACGACCGAGACGGAGCACAGGTGAGTACGGGCACGACCATGGAGCCCGGCGAGACCGCCGAGGCGGCCATCCCCGAGCTGGTGATCATCTCCGGCATGTCCGGGGCCGGCCGCAGCACGGCCGCCAAGTGTCTGGAGGACCTCGGCTGGTTCGTCGTCGACAACCTCCCACCGGCGCTGATCCCCACCATGGTGGAGCTCGGCGCCCGCTCCCAGGGCAACGTGGCCCGCATCGCGGTCGTCGTCGACGTCCGCGGCCGCCAGTTCTTCGACGCCCTCCGCGAGTCCCTCGCCGACCTCGACAGCAAGGGCGTCACCCGCCGCATCGTCTTCCTGGAGTCCTCCGACGACGCGCTGGTCCGCCGCTTCGAGTCGGTCCGCCGCCCGCACCCGCTCCAGGGCGACGGCCGCATCACCGACGGCATCGCCGCCGAGCGCGACCTGCTGCGCGAGCTGCGCGGCGACGCCGACCTGGTGATCGACACCTCCAGCCTGAACGTCCACGAGCTGCGCGCCAAGATGGACGCCCAGTTCGCCGGGGACGAGGAGCCCGAGCTGCGGGCCACCGTCATGTCCTTCGGCTACAAGTACGGCCTTCCCGTCGACGCCGACCTCGTCGTCGACTGCCGCTTCATCCCCAACCCGCACTGGGTCCCGGAGCTGCGCCCCTTCACCGGGCTCAACGAGGAGGTGTCGGGGTACGTCTTCGGCCAGCCCGGCGCCAAGGAGTTCCTCGACCGCTACACCGAGCTGCTCCAGCTCATCGCCACCGGCTACCGCCGCGAGGGCAAGCGGTACGTGACCATCGCGGTCGGGTGCACCGGCGGCAAGCACCGCAGCGTGGCCATGTCCGAGAAGCTCGCCGCCCGCCTCGCCTCCGAAGGGGTCGAGACCGTCGTCGTCCACAGGGACATGGGGCGCGAGTGA
- the yvcK gene encoding uridine diphosphate-N-acetylglucosamine-binding protein YvcK, producing MTARTPRLSRLRRLTPGRGEDGTGRSGRRRGATPKVVALGGGQGLSASLAALRRITGDLTAVVTVADDGGSSGRLREELGVLPPGDLRKALAALCGDDDWGQTWSRVIQHRFQSEGDLHGHAVGNLLIVALWEQLGDPVQALDLVGRLLGAQGRVLPMSAVPLELQALVRGHDPARPEDVDTVRGQATVALTPGEVLSVQVVPSAPPAVPEAVAAVLDADWVVLGPGSWFSSVIPHLLVPELLDALVETKARRVLSLNLAPQPGETEGFSPQRHLEVLARHAPKLALDVVLADEAAVPDRESLSDAAKRFGAAVELAPVARQDGSPKHDPELLAAAYDRIFRMHGRIGPWR from the coding sequence GTGACCGCACGGACCCCGCGGCTGAGCCGCCTGCGCCGCCTCACCCCGGGACGGGGAGAGGACGGCACGGGCCGCTCCGGCCGCCGGAGGGGCGCCACGCCCAAGGTGGTCGCGCTCGGTGGCGGCCAGGGCCTGTCGGCCTCCCTCGCCGCCCTGCGCCGGATCACCGGTGACCTCACCGCCGTGGTCACCGTCGCCGACGACGGCGGCTCCAGCGGACGGCTCCGGGAGGAGCTCGGCGTGCTGCCCCCCGGCGACCTGCGCAAGGCGCTGGCGGCGCTGTGCGGGGACGACGACTGGGGCCAGACCTGGTCCCGGGTCATCCAGCACCGCTTCCAGTCCGAGGGCGACCTGCACGGGCACGCCGTCGGCAATCTGCTGATCGTCGCCCTGTGGGAACAGCTCGGCGACCCCGTCCAGGCCCTCGACCTGGTGGGCCGGCTGCTGGGCGCGCAGGGCCGGGTGCTACCGATGTCGGCGGTGCCGCTGGAGCTCCAGGCGCTGGTCAGGGGACACGATCCGGCCCGGCCCGAGGACGTCGACACCGTCCGCGGGCAGGCCACCGTGGCCCTGACCCCGGGCGAGGTGCTCTCCGTGCAGGTCGTGCCGAGTGCCCCGCCGGCCGTGCCGGAGGCCGTGGCGGCGGTGCTGGACGCGGACTGGGTCGTGCTGGGCCCGGGCTCGTGGTTCTCCTCCGTGATCCCGCACCTGCTGGTGCCGGAACTGCTGGACGCGCTCGTCGAGACCAAGGCCCGGCGGGTCCTGTCGCTGAACCTCGCACCGCAGCCCGGCGAAACAGAGGGCTTCTCTCCGCAGCGTCATTTGGAGGTTTTGGCCCGACACGCCCCTAAACTCGCCCTGGACGTGGTGCTGGCCGACGAGGCCGCCGTGCCCGACCGCGAGTCCCTTTCCGATGCCGCGAAACGGTTCGGTGCGGCGGTCGAGCTGGCGCCCGTGGCCAGGCAGGACGGCTCGCCGAAGCACGACCCGGAACTGCTGGCCGCCGCGTACGACCGTATTTTTCGGATGCATGGAAGGATCGGCCCATGGCGATGA
- the whiA gene encoding DNA-binding protein WhiA, producing MAMTPAVKDEISRLPVTRTCCRKAEVSAILRFAGGLHLVSGRIVIEAELDTGIAARRLRKDILEIFGHSSDLVVMAPGGLRRGSRYVVRVVAGGDQLARQTGLVDGRGRPIRGLPPQVVSGATCDAEAAWRGAFLAHGSLTEPGRSSSLEVTCPGPEAALALVGAARRLSIAAKAREVRGVDRVVVRDGDAIGALLTRLGAHESVLAWEERRMRREVRATANRLANFDDANLRRSARAAVAAGARVQRALEILGEEVPEHLAAAGRLRMEHKQASLEELGALADPPLTKDAVAGRIRRLLAMADKRAQDLGIPGTESNLDLSEEMADNMAG from the coding sequence ATGGCGATGACGCCTGCGGTGAAGGACGAGATCTCCCGCCTGCCCGTCACCCGGACCTGCTGCAGGAAGGCGGAGGTCTCGGCGATCCTTCGGTTCGCGGGCGGGCTGCACCTGGTGAGCGGCCGCATCGTCATCGAGGCGGAGCTGGACACCGGGATCGCCGCCCGACGCCTGCGCAAGGACATCCTGGAGATCTTCGGCCATTCCTCGGATCTCGTGGTGATGGCGCCCGGCGGATTGCGCCGCGGCAGCCGCTACGTGGTCCGCGTCGTGGCCGGCGGTGACCAGCTGGCGCGTCAGACGGGCCTCGTGGACGGCCGCGGGCGCCCCATCCGGGGTCTTCCGCCGCAGGTGGTCTCCGGGGCCACCTGTGACGCCGAGGCGGCGTGGCGCGGCGCCTTCCTGGCCCACGGCTCGCTCACCGAGCCGGGCCGGTCCTCCTCCCTGGAGGTCACCTGCCCCGGCCCGGAGGCCGCCCTGGCCCTGGTGGGCGCCGCCCGCAGGCTCTCCATCGCCGCGAAGGCGCGCGAGGTGCGCGGAGTGGACCGGGTCGTCGTGCGCGACGGCGACGCCATCGGCGCGCTGCTGACCCGCCTCGGCGCGCACGAGTCGGTGCTGGCCTGGGAGGAGCGGCGGATGCGCCGCGAGGTGCGGGCCACCGCCAACCGCCTCGCCAACTTCGACGACGCCAACCTGCGCCGCTCGGCGCGGGCCGCCGTGGCCGCCGGAGCCCGCGTGCAGCGCGCGCTGGAGATCCTCGGCGAGGAGGTCCCCGAGCACCTCGCCGCGGCCGGCCGGCTGCGCATGGAGCACAAGCAGGCCTCCCTGGAGGAGCTCGGCGCGCTCGCCGACCCGCCGCTGACCAAGGACGCGGTCGCCGGCAGGATCCGGCGCCTGCTGGCGATGGCCGACAAGCGGGCCCAGGACCTGGGCATCCCGGGCACCGAGTCGAATCTCGACCTCAGCGAGGAGATGGCCGACAACATGGCCGGATAG